The genomic stretch GAAGCGAAAGAACCCTCGGTTTAATTTGGTATCCACATGAAGACGCCCTGGGCTTCGACGTTTCATTCAAGAAAATTccagaaaatttaataaatggaaCCCAGCGGCCTACCAAGAGAGACATGTTACGAGTAGTGATGTCAATTTTCGACGTTTACGGATTTTTAGCACCGTTCACGATAAATggaaaaattatattacaaGAATGCTGGCAAAGAAATATCGAGTGGGACGATACAATACCGGATACAATTTACGACAAGTGGTGTAAATGGATAAAATGTTTGaaagaattaaataatatacgcCTGCCTAGATACTACCATGAGGCGGCCGCTAAGGGAGCGAGCGAGTCGGTAACAGAACCGGTCGTCAGTCAGACTAATACGCCGCCGCTgtgcgctgcgcccgcgccgcctgcACCGGGACAGTTTACATCACAATTAATGACCGACGCGAGCTATACTAACCTGGAGTTACACGTGTTTTGCGACGCTTCACTCCAAAACAATGTGCACAGTTGCCTACTGGCGCTGGAAAAATAACGCGCAAGTGAATAAAGCGTTCATAGCCAGTAAATGTCGAGTAGCGCCGAATAAAACTACCACAATACCGCGCCTCGAGCTGCAAGCAGCTGTTTTAGCCGCCCGCTTAGCTGAAACGATATTAAAAGAGCATAAACTACAAGCGGAGCGCAAAATATTCTGGACCGACTCAAGTACAGTGTTGCACTGGATTAGAAATAACTGTCGCACATATAAGCCATACATAGCCAATCGCCTGGGTGAAATAGATGAACTGACACGCAGCAGTGAGTGGAGATACGTTCCGACGAAACGAAACATTGCCGATGTGGGCACGAGAGAAACGTATGACATTTCTATCCTGCAAAATGAGTGGCTATATGGACCGGACTTCCTGCTCAGTGATGAACCGACCTGGCCACAGGATGTACTGGaacctgaaataaataaaaataatttagaacTCGTATGTATAatgaaaaaagaagaaatttaCTTACCTGTACCGGACCCTGCTAGATTTTCGTCCTGGTTACGCTTACTTAGATCTACGCATATGGTACTTACCTTTATAAACCGGTGTAGAAAACTTACCGGTGACGTCACGGGAACTAATATGGACTACGCTGAGAATTTGTTGTTGAGGCACTCGCAGACTCAGACCTTTGGACAAGAAGTGAGTAATTTAAAACTTGGTAAAAATATACAAAGAGATAGTAAAATACTTACCTTGTCACCGTTCCTCGACGAACACGGAGTCATGCGTGCAGGGGGCCGCATCGACGCGGCAGAGCACGTTGCGCCTGCAATGAAGCGACCAGCTATCCTGGACGGCCGAGACCACACGGCTCGACTAATTGTCAAGTTTTACCACGCTAGCGCCGCGCACGGAAACCAGGAATTGGTAGTAAATAACCTGAAACAGAAATACTGGATTACTAGAATACGACCTACAGtgaaaaatgtcgtatctaaaTGTATGATAtgtcgtataaaaaaatgtaaacctGAAATACCTAGAATGGGAAACTTACCGAATGCTAGAATGGCTCATCATCAGCGTCCCTTTTCCTTTTGTGGCGTTGATTTATTCGGTCCCATGCAAGTAACGATTGGACGGCGTCGTGAGAAAAGATATGGCGTCTTGTTTACATGTTTAACTGTACGAGCCATTCATTTGGAAACAGTAGGATCACTCACGTCAGACTCATTCATTATGGCTCTTCGCCGCATGGCTGCGAGACGAGGCTGGCCGCAGCAAATCTTTTCGGACAATGGTACTAACCTGAGAGGGGCCGACGCCGAGCTTAAGCGATCAGTGCAAGACTTAGATGAGAAGACACTTCAAGACGAAGCCATGAACCATGGAACTAAATGGACGTTTATTCCCGCTGCTAGCCCTCATTGGGGAGGGGCGTGGGAGAGACTGATTTCCAGTGTGAAGACTTCACTGAAAGTTATATTGAAAGAGCGAGCACCTAAAGAGGAAACATTAAACACTTTGCTCGCCGAAGTTGAAAACATTGTTAACAGCCGACCTTTGACCCATGTCTCTGTAGAGCCGAACAGCAGTGAAACACTAACACCTAATCATTTCCTCGTGGGGTCTTCATCTAACTTACCTCAAATTGGTGTATACGATGGTTCTGAGATATATTTGAGGAAGCAGTGGCGAATATCTCAACTGCTTGCTAATCAGTATTGGAAACGATGGGTAAAAGAGATCCTACCTGACCTGATACCACGGAGAAAGTGGCACACAGAGACGAGGCCCTTACAAGAGGGAGACCTTGTGCTGCTAGCAGACCCTGACGGACCCCGAAATGTGTGGCCACGGGGAGTCATACAAAAGGTCATGCCTGGAAGAGATGGCAGAGTCAGAATGGTACAGGTAAAAACCAAGACTGGTTTACTTACCCGATCTGCCACACGCGTCGCTCGTCTACCTATTGAGAATGAGTGCTGCTAAGGCAGCACTGGGGTGGGGCATGTGAGCGACGTAAcaaccattttttatttatttaaattttgttaattgTAGCTGTCAACGTCAAAGCGAGGGGACCCGCGGGGGGCGGGTTCGAGTCCGGGGCGCGGTATGCCTTTTGCTTACCGCCGATGCAAATGTCAGTGTCGATAACAGCTTTTGCCTACACCGCACGTCCTCTCAGCTTAGCAAAATCTTTTGTACCctcttttgatattttaataaaaaatatcccaaAAACTCGCCCATTTTTCGGGGTAAAAGCCCTGCCCTCCAcaaaaggatttttcgaaattcccacgtgATAggaaataaatgggatttatattttcacttcgaaatggccctctttcagtaactataattattagaaacttaaaatttagc from Choristoneura fumiferana chromosome 24, NRCan_CFum_1, whole genome shotgun sequence encodes the following:
- the LOC141441986 gene encoding uncharacterized protein; this encodes MALRRMAARRGWPQQIFSDNGTNLRGADAELKRSVQDLDEKTLQDEAMNHGTKWTFIPAASPHWGGAWERLISSVKTSLKVILKERAPKEETLNTLLAEVENIVNSRPLTHVSVEPNSSETLTPNHFLVGSSSNLPQIGVYDGSEIYLRKQWRISQLLANQYWKRWVKEILPDLIPRRKWHTETRPLQEGDLVLLADPDGPRNVWPRGVIQKVMPGRDGRVRMVQVSHIFSGTGTPIQTQVIYFPTPAHTGFPYNLLRLFIIGHWWLHATMMTTSDCLCSLPIFFVAAKFKQVQMYFENLELWI